CTTGTAGCTCGGTTTTCAGATAATATTCTTGTTTTTGCTCTGCTTGTTGTCGATTAATTTCTTGAAGCTTAGTTGCCGTTTGTTGACAGACTTCGGTGGCTGACTGGTCTGGTAATAGATATTCTTGATGCCAGCTAATTATTGGAGTAAGCTTGACATTTCCAGGAGTAAAAGCGAACATAGTAGGCGTTTCAATCTCCGTGGCACATACAAAGATAGTGTCGCTAGTATTTTGACTGTAGCTTTCTTTCGCCTGTATGGATGTTGTACTCAGAGCGATCGCGCCAGTAACAATTGCCAGGTAAAGATGTTTATTATTCATCACACTGTAAGTGTTGGTATTTTTTGTAGATTTCTGTCTAGGTATTTTTGACGAAACTACACTGTATATTGTTCATTATTTCACTAAATTTGTGAAGCTAATACAAACTATTAAATTTTGTAGTTTAATTTAACACTAAAGTGGTACTAATTCGGGAAAATTAACCAATAACTGTTCGTCATTGAGTTCGTCTCCTAACTTTGCAGGAGAAAAATGAATTTGAATTGCTCTCAATTTTTCTTGGTAGTGAAGGTCGATTAAGGCTTTGAGCCCGTATTCTAAGGCTTCAATGTCTGCTAGATTAGTTTCCAGGTCGGCTACTTCTCCTTCGTAAGCTACAACCAATATGACTACTAAGTTTTTCGTTACTGGTAATGATAGAGGTTCATCTGCTTGTAGTTGAGTAAAATCTACTTCACTAAGATATCTTTGCCCAGAGTCGGTAAATAACTCGTTAATGTAGTCAGCAGCATCTCCTTCATTCCAGAAAACATCTCCTTCATTGCCCGCAGCTTGCCAATAAGTATTCATTTGTAAAAGATTTTGACAAACTGTTACTAATCCTTCACCTAAAACTTCCAAATCTCCATCGGCATCTACTGTTTCTCTAGCAACTTGATTGAAAACCCCTAGCAATGGTGCAATTTCTTGTCCTGCCAGATGAA
This window of the Myxosarcina sp. GI1 genome carries:
- a CDS encoding COP23 domain-containing protein; amino-acid sequence: MNNKHLYLAIVTGAIALSTTSIQAKESYSQNTSDTIFVCATEIETPTMFAFTPGNVKLTPIISWHQEYLLPDQSATEVCQQTATKLQEINRQQAEQKQEYYLKTELQGDRSLVCAVSEKDATCSSDDSEELFSINPNYDAPCVLDNRDPLECVALGRVRGVYSSIDTPYQPSWWPW
- a CDS encoding DUF1517 domain-containing protein → MSSWRDRFNHFSGKTRFVVSRLFIHLAGQEIAPLLGVFNQVARETVDADGDLEVLGEGLVTVCQNLLQMNTYWQAAGNEGDVFWNEGDAADYINELFTDSGQRYLSEVDFTQLQADEPLSLPVTKNLVVILVVAYEGEVADLETNLADIEALEYGLKALIDLHYQEKLRAIQIHFSPAKLGDELNDEQLLVNFPELVPL